A single window of Vibrio gazogenes DNA harbors:
- the typA gene encoding translational GTPase TypA, which yields MTTPQIDKLRNIAIIAHVDHGKTTLVDKLLQQSGTLQSRGEVEERVMDSNDIEKERGITILAKNTAINWHDYHINIVDTPGHADFGGEVERIMSMVDSVLLIVDAVDGPMPQTRFVTQKAFAHGLKPIVVINKIDRPGARPDWVMDQVFDLFDNLGASDEQLDFQVVYASALNGWASLEEGETGENMEPLFQTIVDNVDSPNVDLDGALQMQISQLDYSSYVGVIGVGRVTRGTVKANQQVSVIGADGKKRNGKVGTVLGYLGLERHEVERATAGDIVAITGLGELKISDTICDVNNVEALPALSVDEPTVTMTFQVNTSPFAGKEGKFVTSRNILERLEKELVHNVALRVEQTDDPDKFRVSGRGELHLSILIENMRREGFELAVSRPEVILKEENGQLLEPFEVVTIDVMEEHQGGIMENIGVRKGELKDMSPDGKGRVRMDFAMPSRGLIGFQTEFMTLTSGSGLLYHTFDHYGPHKGGSIGQRNNGVLISNATGKALTYALFNLQERGRLFAEHADEVYEGQVIGIHNRSNDLTVNCLKGKQLTNVRASGTDEAQVLSPAIKFTLEQAIEFIDDDELVEVTPASIRIRKRHLTENDRKRAYRGGK from the coding sequence ATGACAACACCACAGATTGATAAACTAAGAAATATTGCGATCATTGCGCACGTTGACCACGGTAAAACGACCTTGGTTGATAAGCTATTACAACAATCCGGAACTTTACAGTCTCGCGGTGAAGTTGAAGAACGAGTCATGGACTCGAATGATATTGAGAAAGAGCGTGGAATTACAATCCTAGCGAAGAATACAGCGATTAACTGGCACGATTACCATATCAATATCGTTGACACCCCTGGACACGCGGACTTCGGTGGTGAAGTTGAGCGTATTATGTCTATGGTTGACTCTGTTCTGCTTATTGTTGATGCCGTTGATGGCCCAATGCCACAAACTCGTTTCGTTACTCAAAAAGCCTTTGCACATGGTTTGAAACCGATTGTGGTTATCAACAAGATTGACCGGCCAGGCGCTCGCCCTGATTGGGTCATGGATCAAGTATTTGACCTGTTTGATAATCTCGGTGCGTCGGATGAGCAGTTAGACTTCCAGGTGGTTTACGCATCGGCACTAAATGGTTGGGCTTCGCTAGAAGAAGGCGAAACGGGCGAGAATATGGAACCCCTTTTCCAAACCATTGTTGATAATGTCGATTCTCCTAATGTTGATCTTGATGGGGCGTTGCAAATGCAAATCTCCCAGCTGGATTATAGCTCTTATGTTGGTGTTATCGGTGTTGGCCGAGTCACTCGCGGAACCGTCAAAGCAAACCAGCAAGTGAGCGTTATTGGTGCAGACGGTAAGAAGAGAAACGGTAAGGTCGGGACGGTTCTGGGGTATCTGGGGCTTGAGCGACACGAAGTTGAGCGGGCGACTGCTGGTGACATCGTTGCGATTACCGGTCTGGGTGAACTGAAAATTTCAGACACGATTTGTGATGTAAACAACGTCGAAGCATTGCCGGCACTTTCGGTTGATGAGCCGACGGTCACGATGACTTTCCAAGTGAATACTTCACCGTTTGCCGGTAAAGAAGGGAAGTTTGTTACATCTCGTAATATTCTGGAGCGTTTGGAAAAAGAGTTGGTTCATAATGTGGCACTACGCGTTGAGCAAACTGACGATCCAGACAAATTCAGAGTGTCCGGTCGTGGTGAATTGCATTTATCGATTTTGATCGAGAATATGCGTCGTGAAGGCTTTGAACTCGCGGTTTCTCGTCCTGAAGTTATTCTGAAAGAAGAGAATGGCCAACTGCTTGAACCTTTTGAAGTGGTGACTATTGATGTGATGGAAGAGCATCAAGGTGGCATCATGGAAAATATTGGTGTACGTAAAGGTGAATTGAAAGATATGTCACCGGATGGCAAAGGTCGGGTTCGGATGGACTTTGCGATGCCTTCTCGTGGCTTAATCGGTTTCCAAACAGAGTTTATGACGCTGACTTCTGGTTCAGGCCTGCTTTACCATACTTTTGATCATTATGGTCCACATAAAGGTGGTTCTATTGGTCAACGCAATAATGGTGTGTTGATTTCTAATGCAACGGGTAAAGCACTGACTTACGCATTGTTTAACTTACAAGAACGTGGACGTTTATTTGCTGAACACGCTGATGAAGTTTATGAAGGGCAAGTTATTGGTATTCATAACCGTTCAAATGATTTAACTGTAAACTGTTTGAAAGGTAAGCAACTGACCAACGTTCGCGCTTCTGGTACTGATGAAGCACAGGTTCTGTCCCCTGCGATTAAATTCACACTAGAGCAAGCGATAGAATTTATCGATGATGATGAGCTGGTTGAAGTGACGCCTGCGAGCATCCGAATTCGTAAGAGACATCTTACTGAAAATGATCGTAAAAGAGCGTATCGCGGTGGAAAGTAA
- the glnA gene encoding glutamate--ammonia ligase: MSVENVLSLIQENEVKFVDLRFTDTKGKEQHVSIPAHQIDADFFEEGKMFDGSSIAGWKGINESDMVLMPDASTAVLDPFTEDSTLNIRCDILEPATMQGYDRDPRSIAQRAEEYMRSTGIADTVLFGPEPEFFLFDDVKYSTNMSGSFYKIDDIEAAWNTGSEIEGGNKGHRPGVKGGYFPVAPVDSSQDIRSAMCLIMEEMGLVVEAHHHEVATAGQNEIACRFNTMTLKADEIQIYKYVVHNVAHAFGKTATFMPKPLVGDNGSGMHCHQSLAKDGVNLFAGDKYGGLSETALFYIGGIIKHARAINAFANASTNSYKRLVPGFEAPVMLAYSARNRSASIRIPVVPSPKGRRIEVRFPDPTANPYLAFAAMLMAGLDGIKNKIHPGDSADKDLYDLPAEEAAQIPTVAESFQQALEALDADREFLTAGGVFSDDFIDSYIALKSDDVTRINMTTHPLEFDMYYSV, encoded by the coding sequence ATGTCAGTAGAAAATGTTCTATCGCTGATCCAAGAAAACGAAGTTAAGTTTGTTGATTTACGCTTTACAGATACAAAGGGTAAAGAGCAACACGTTTCTATTCCTGCTCACCAAATCGATGCTGACTTCTTCGAAGAAGGTAAAATGTTTGATGGTTCATCTATTGCCGGCTGGAAAGGAATTAACGAATCTGACATGGTCCTGATGCCAGATGCCTCAACTGCTGTTTTAGACCCATTTACAGAAGACTCCACATTAAATATCCGTTGTGACATTTTAGAGCCGGCAACTATGCAAGGCTACGATCGTGACCCACGTTCGATTGCACAACGCGCTGAAGAATATATGCGTTCTACAGGTATCGCGGACACTGTGTTATTCGGTCCTGAACCAGAATTCTTCCTGTTTGACGATGTAAAATACTCAACTAACATGTCCGGTTCTTTCTACAAAATCGATGACATAGAAGCTGCATGGAACACAGGATCAGAGATCGAGGGCGGAAACAAAGGTCACCGTCCAGGCGTTAAAGGGGGTTACTTCCCTGTTGCTCCTGTTGACTCATCTCAGGACATCCGTAGTGCGATGTGTCTGATTATGGAAGAGATGGGACTGGTTGTTGAAGCACACCACCACGAAGTCGCAACCGCAGGTCAGAACGAAATTGCTTGCCGTTTCAACACCATGACACTGAAAGCAGATGAGATCCAAATCTATAAGTACGTTGTTCATAACGTTGCTCATGCATTTGGTAAAACTGCGACTTTCATGCCGAAACCACTTGTCGGCGACAACGGTTCTGGTATGCATTGTCACCAATCTCTGGCAAAAGATGGTGTTAACCTATTTGCTGGTGATAAGTACGGCGGTTTGTCTGAAACAGCATTGTTCTACATTGGTGGTATCATCAAACATGCTCGTGCAATCAACGCATTCGCGAATGCTTCAACAAACTCATACAAGCGTTTGGTTCCAGGATTCGAAGCACCAGTTATGCTTGCTTACTCTGCTCGTAACCGCAGTGCATCAATCCGTATTCCTGTCGTGCCAAGTCCTAAAGGACGTCGTATCGAAGTTCGATTCCCTGACCCAACAGCCAACCCATATTTGGCTTTCGCTGCGATGCTGATGGCTGGTCTAGACGGAATTAAGAACAAGATTCACCCTGGAGATTCAGCAGATAAAGACCTGTATGACCTGCCAGCAGAAGAAGCAGCACAAATTCCAACGGTTGCAGAGTCTTTCCAACAAGCATTGGAAGCTTTGGATGCAGATCGTGAATTCTTGACTGCGGGTGGCGTATTCTCTGATGATTTCATCGATTCTTATATTGCTCTGAAATCAGATGATGTAACTCGCATCAATATGACGACTCACCCACTTGAATTCGACATGTACTACTCTGTATAA
- the glnG gene encoding nitrogen regulation protein NR(I), whose amino-acid sequence MSKGYVWVVDDDSSIRWVMEKTLSSANIKCETFSDAESVLMALERESPDVLVSDIRMPGIDGIELLHQVHSRSPELPVIIMTAHSDLDAAVNAYQKGAFEYLPKPFDVDETLTLVERAIAHGQEQRKDQSGRLTHTDDTPEIIGEAPAMQEVFRAIGRLSRSSISVLINGESGTGKELVAHALHRHSPRAQKPFIALNMAAIPKDLIESELFGHEKGAFTGANNVRQGRFEQANGGTLFLDEIGDMPLDIQTRLLRVLADGQFYRVGGHSAIKVDVRIVAATHQNLEKLVHQGKFREDLFHRLNVIRIQIPALRERRQDIEKLTKHFLALAAKELGVEMKTLHPKSLEILNRLDWAGNVRQLENMCRWLTVMASGTEVLPNDLPSELLSEKKNVEFDHDSSWQKQLDAWARTALSAGETDLLSYALPEFERILLEAALNHTNGHKQDAAKVLGWGRNTLTRKLKELY is encoded by the coding sequence ATGAGTAAAGGATACGTATGGGTTGTCGATGACGATAGCTCTATTCGATGGGTGATGGAAAAAACCCTGTCTTCAGCCAACATTAAATGTGAAACTTTCTCTGATGCAGAAAGTGTTCTGATGGCTCTGGAAAGAGAATCTCCTGACGTATTAGTATCCGACATACGTATGCCCGGTATCGATGGTATCGAGCTATTACATCAAGTCCACTCCCGCTCACCCGAGCTTCCTGTCATCATTATGACGGCTCATTCTGATCTAGATGCCGCAGTAAACGCCTATCAAAAAGGCGCTTTTGAATACCTCCCCAAGCCTTTTGATGTCGATGAAACACTCACGTTGGTTGAACGCGCCATTGCTCATGGTCAAGAGCAGCGAAAAGATCAGTCGGGACGCCTGACACATACAGATGATACTCCTGAGATTATTGGTGAAGCTCCGGCCATGCAAGAAGTATTCAGGGCCATCGGACGTCTTTCACGTTCTTCAATTTCTGTATTAATCAATGGTGAATCAGGAACAGGGAAAGAACTAGTCGCTCATGCTTTACATCGACATAGTCCACGGGCGCAGAAGCCGTTTATTGCCTTAAATATGGCCGCAATTCCGAAAGACTTGATTGAATCAGAGTTGTTCGGCCATGAAAAAGGAGCATTTACCGGTGCAAACAATGTCAGACAAGGTCGCTTTGAACAAGCGAATGGCGGAACATTATTTCTGGATGAAATAGGTGACATGCCACTCGATATTCAAACGAGATTGCTACGTGTGCTGGCTGATGGGCAATTTTATCGTGTTGGTGGGCATTCAGCCATCAAAGTAGATGTTCGAATTGTTGCTGCAACGCATCAGAACCTCGAGAAACTGGTTCATCAGGGTAAGTTTCGGGAAGATCTATTTCATCGCTTAAACGTCATTAGAATTCAAATTCCTGCACTCAGAGAGCGTCGGCAAGACATCGAAAAGCTAACTAAACATTTTCTAGCACTTGCGGCCAAGGAGCTCGGTGTGGAAATGAAAACACTGCATCCCAAATCATTGGAGATCCTGAATCGTCTCGATTGGGCGGGTAATGTTCGCCAGTTAGAAAATATGTGCCGTTGGCTAACAGTCATGGCAAGTGGTACAGAAGTTCTTCCCAATGACTTACCCTCAGAACTGTTGTCAGAAAAGAAAAATGTTGAATTCGACCATGATTCCAGTTGGCAGAAACAATTGGACGCGTGGGCAAGAACAGCATTGTCAGCAGGTGAAACTGATCTTTTATCCTATGCTTTACCAGAATTTGAGCGAATCCTTTTAGAAGCTGCGTTAAATCATACCAATGGACATAAACAAGATGCAGCAAAAGTACTGGGGTGGGGGCGAAATACATTGACTCGAAAATTAAAGGAACTTTACTAA
- a CDS encoding virulence factor BrkB family protein, with protein MNTKQIIDTGVVFSRYLWRRVTHDRIQVNAGYLAYISLLSFVPMVAVLLSVLSAFSAFNDAGEIIQTFVITHFLPAAGEAVNQALHDFVSNTSKMTALGGLFLFVVALTLISNIDKMLNYIWRVDQKRRWVFSFSMYWMVLTLGPLLVGASLAVTSYMTSLNLVSNETFHGFSQWVLRRLPFLLSFAAFTGLYVLVPNKKVKLGHALSGALVAALLFEISKAGFAAYITHFPSYQLIYGALAAIPILFIWVYFSWLIVLLGAEVTAALGEYESWQADMLTSEQLADNNGEKGRHCDRTDSESK; from the coding sequence TTGAATACAAAACAAATCATCGATACTGGCGTTGTTTTTTCCCGATATTTATGGCGTCGGGTGACTCATGATCGAATTCAGGTCAATGCGGGATATCTGGCATATATCTCGTTGTTGTCATTCGTTCCGATGGTGGCGGTTTTACTCTCAGTCTTATCTGCGTTCTCTGCTTTTAATGATGCCGGGGAAATCATTCAAACATTTGTTATTACCCATTTCTTGCCGGCTGCTGGTGAAGCGGTTAATCAGGCGCTGCATGACTTTGTATCAAATACGAGCAAAATGACAGCGTTAGGGGGATTATTTCTATTTGTCGTTGCACTGACGCTGATTTCTAATATTGATAAAATGTTGAATTACATCTGGCGGGTTGATCAGAAGCGTCGCTGGGTTTTCTCCTTTTCAATGTATTGGATGGTTTTAACGTTAGGCCCGCTTCTGGTTGGGGCGAGTCTTGCTGTAACATCCTACATGACGTCACTGAACTTGGTTTCCAATGAAACCTTTCATGGATTTTCTCAGTGGGTACTCAGAAGGCTGCCATTCTTACTCTCGTTTGCTGCATTTACCGGGTTGTATGTCCTTGTTCCGAATAAAAAAGTGAAGTTGGGTCATGCTCTGTCAGGGGCGCTGGTTGCCGCGTTACTGTTTGAAATCAGTAAAGCGGGGTTTGCTGCCTATATTACACACTTTCCATCTTATCAGCTTATATACGGGGCATTAGCCGCGATTCCGATTCTCTTTATCTGGGTATATTTTTCTTGGTTGATTGTCCTATTGGGCGCTGAAGTAACTGCCGCTCTGGGTGAATATGAATCTTGGCAAGCAGACATGCTAACATCTGAGCAATTGGCTGATAATAATGGAGAAAAAGGAAGACATTGTGATCGCACTGATTCAGAGAGTAAGTGA
- the glnL gene encoding nitrogen regulation protein NR(II) yields MSSELSTTILNNIVTSTLILDESLCVRYANPSAEQLFSQSAKRIINQPLSNLIQHASLDLALLSQPLQSGQSITDSDVTFVVDGKPLMLEVTVSPLTWQKKLMLLVEMRKIGQQRRLSQELNQHAQQQAAKLLVRGLAHEIKNPLGGLRGAAQLLERMLPDQSLTEYTQIIIEQADRLRSLVDRLLGPQKPGKKRSENLHLILEKVRQLVELDARSHLVIERDYDPSLPNLMMDMDQIEQALLNIVSNAAQILSSQQHGKITLRTRTVHQANIHGQRHKLVARIEIIDNGPGIPNELQDTLFYPMVSGREGGSGLGLSISQNLIDQHNGKIEVESWPGRTVFTIYLPIN; encoded by the coding sequence ATGAGTAGTGAACTTAGTACAACAATATTGAACAATATTGTGACATCCACATTGATACTGGATGAGTCTTTATGCGTCCGCTATGCGAACCCTTCAGCAGAGCAGCTATTCTCACAAAGTGCCAAGCGGATTATCAATCAACCTCTATCCAATTTAATTCAACATGCATCTCTTGACCTCGCGCTCCTCTCACAACCATTACAGAGCGGCCAAAGTATTACCGATAGTGACGTAACATTTGTCGTCGATGGTAAACCCCTAATGCTAGAAGTCACGGTTAGCCCGTTAACTTGGCAAAAGAAATTAATGCTATTAGTTGAGATGAGGAAAATCGGTCAACAGCGCCGTTTGAGCCAGGAATTAAACCAACATGCCCAACAACAGGCTGCGAAGTTACTCGTGCGAGGATTGGCCCATGAGATTAAGAATCCACTGGGAGGGCTACGAGGCGCAGCACAATTATTAGAGAGAATGCTCCCAGATCAGAGTCTGACGGAATACACCCAAATTATTATTGAACAGGCTGACCGACTTCGATCTTTGGTTGATAGACTCCTTGGGCCCCAGAAACCCGGGAAGAAAAGATCTGAAAACTTACACTTAATTCTCGAGAAGGTCCGTCAATTGGTCGAACTCGATGCTCGTTCTCACCTTGTGATTGAACGCGATTATGACCCAAGTTTACCCAATCTCATGATGGATATGGATCAAATTGAACAGGCACTACTGAATATTGTTAGTAATGCTGCACAAATTTTGTCCTCACAACAACATGGTAAAATTACACTCCGCACCAGAACAGTGCATCAAGCCAATATTCATGGACAGCGGCACAAGCTTGTGGCCCGAATTGAAATCATTGATAACGGACCGGGAATTCCCAACGAGTTGCAAGATACGCTCTTCTATCCAATGGTCAGCGGAAGAGAAGGTGGTAGCGGACTAGGATTATCGATTTCTCAAAATTTAATCGATCAACATAATGGCAAGATCGAGGTTGAAAGCTGGCCGGGACGGACCGTTTTCACCATCTATCTACCGATAAATTAA